Proteins encoded in a region of the Podarcis muralis chromosome 4, rPodMur119.hap1.1, whole genome shotgun sequence genome:
- the MIS18A gene encoding protein Mis18-alpha, with amino-acid sequence MAAHPGEDSSLPLTEASPGSPGPGEEAGSEELPMVFLCAGCKRPVGDTLGWEFNDEDTNCILLKNVTLNVSVDKEQKLSSRAGEYGCMLETLFCTGCNMTLGSIYRCTPRHLDYKRDLFCLNVDALESYTLGSSEQKAEIDEEPLTLESRASLEESLGRAETILKALEQRLSVVESSFASLHNIG; translated from the exons ATGGCGGCGCACCCGGGGGAAGACAGCTCTCTCCCGTTGACGGAGGCGTCCCCTGGCAGCCCGGGGCCCGGAGAGGAAGCGGGGTCCGAGGAGCTGCCCATGGTGTTCCTGTGCGCTGGCTGCAAGCGGCCCGTAGGAGACACGCTCGGCTGGGAGTTCAACGACGAGGACACCAACTGCATCTTGCTGAAGA ATGTTACGCTCAATGTTTCAGTGGACAAAGAACAGAAACTTTCAAGCCGAGCAGGCGAATATGGCTG CATGCTTGAAACCTTGTTTTGCACTGGGTGCAACATGACCCTTGGAAGCATTTACAGATGCACTCCGAGACATCTGGATTATAAACGAGATTTATTTTGCTTAAATGTTGACGCTCTTGAAAG TTATACCCTAGGGTCCTCGGAACAAAAAGCTGAAATTGATGAAGAGCCTCTAACGCTTGAAAGTCGAGCTAGTTTAGAAGAGTCACTAGGAAGG GCAGAAACGATTTTGAAGGCATTGGAGCAACGATTATCTGTAGTTGAATCAAGTTTTGCATCTCTTCACAACATTGGCTGA